DNA sequence from the Littorina saxatilis isolate snail1 linkage group LG9, US_GU_Lsax_2.0, whole genome shotgun sequence genome:
agtcgtgacctccaatgacctctacactttaacgatggtttcgttgacctttgacctttttcaaggtcacaggtcagcgtcaaagaaaaaattagacattttatatctttgacaaagttcatcggatgtgattgaaactttgtaggattattctttacatcaaagtatttacatctgtagccttttacgaacgttatcagaaaaacaagggagataactagccttttctgttcggcaacacacaacttaacgttgggcttttctcggaaactataaaagtgaccgggctcaaattttatgtgaacgtgactcattgtgttgtgaatagcaatttcttcctgtccatctgatgcctcatataatattcagaactgcgaaagtgactcgatcgagcgtttgctcttcttgtctaaACATGTTTTGCTTTCtcggtttcattctgtgttTGAGTCTGCAGTTTGACAAtatataggggggggggggataaaagaGATATTTTCTGTCATCAGTCAGACTGTTTCAGTGTCAACCAGTGTCAAGTGCTTTGTGTGGTTACTCCTATTGCAACTGTGACTCATTAATGTAAATTGGTTGATTTATTAGTGATTTTACACAGAGAGCTTACATACAAAGTTTCGTACCCATGCAGTTAAAGGGGACCTCCAGTCAAAATTGTTGCCTAGTTCTTCTGCTTATCGGAATCCTCACCTTTCTAAATGTCTGTTACCAAATTTTTGCTGCACATACTGACATAGATACCGACTTTCGTTGGAGCGAATACAATGGCTTGAAAATCACATAAATTATGTTGAGAGGCTCACAAGTGGCTTCCGTGACATGGTTTACCACACCACAGAGAGACCTGCGATGTCAATTTTAGCTGTCGTGTGAGTGCACCTGCACTTCAGTTGACGCCATAGGCGCTTGCTATAACAATATGATAATCAAATAATCACTGTTAATGGTAAAATGTATGTTCTTTGGTAAATAAATTGTATTTTAGGGTCGCCCAGAATTTTGCCAAAACATCAGATACATACCTTTGTTATGGCTCATTTTATTCAGACATTATTCATCTTTCATGTGCTGCAATTGTATTTTGCATAAACAAATCATTGTTTGAGATAATAGCCTTTTAGTTGGGTGGGTGTGGTGCTGACAACACCCAAAATGGCGacccaaaacagtaaaaaataaCATTCAGTCACTCTCCTTCTGTACCTAATAACAAGGATTACTCCCTTGAAAACCTGAAACAATGGGCACCTCCCTATCTGCCATTCAAAATGGCCGACTAGACCGTTTACTGTGTCGCGCATGCTGTGTTCATTTTACTTTCAAGATACattgtgtgtaggtgtgttgaGTGTATTTTAGGGTATTGCAGTTTGTTTTGGTAAAGACTATGCCCGGGGATAAAAAGTATGGGCCTTCAAAGCCCAAGAAACGCAAATTTTGTGGAAATAAGCACATGAAGAAGCAGACGAATCAAAACAGCGAAAGTATAGCATCGAGTGACGAAACTGTAAGTGCTGAAAGTTCAAGTTTTGGTACAACTACAAGTGAATCAGCAGATTGTACCACTCGATCGGAACAAAAACTAGAGAACCCTGCCTTGTACAAACTGATCTTTGATTGTAGTAGTGAGGAGTCTGGTAATGAGGAAGAAGATAAATCAGACAGTGAGTGGGAAGAGAGTGAGGAAACTGATGATGCAAATTTGACTGTGGAATCTCCAGCAGGGAACAGAATAGTTGACATCAAAATTCTAGGTGACAACATTTCAGCAAATTTAGTGTGTATAGCTTTTGCTTTCATGCTGTGCAACTGTATAAAGTAGAAAGGGTCTAGCAAGCACCTTTGCTTTCCATTGTGTCAATCAACACTGTGATAGGCAGCAAACTTTCTCTTCTTCCCCCCAGGTTCCTGTTGGCAATTCTGTTGTCAACACCGTAAATCGAAGAGCGGTGTTTGTTATGAGATGTGTAGGAGCTGACGTATCTGAACTAGAAACATTCCAGTTACACCGCACACTGACCGTTTGGTATAGCTGAGTTTGTTCGAAGATAAGAGGGTACAAGCTGCTTCGGAATTTTTCTTGTTACTCGGGGTTTctccaaccacccccccccaccccctttctgTGTTTTATTCTCACACAGTGTGTGCCATTCGTTcgtgctttctctctctctctctctctctctctctctctctctctctctctctctctctctctctctctctctctctctctctctctctttctctctctctctctctctcccccccacccccccccccccccccatttgcaTGCATGTGCCTTGTGTTCTATCCAAGTTTGTGTGCTATTGTGTTCGTCACTACTTTATATAAAACTCGAACACATTTCGTGTCGAAAAACTACTGCTTTCTGGCAtaatttttgatttttctttctgAAGTGACGAGCTCATTCTCCCCAAACATACTGAACAAGGCGGAGCTTGGCTCCTTTTATACCAGGAGTCGCCTCTTTAAAACATGAAACCTGGCGTTTTTCAGTGCAGTGGATTTTGGTGCAGTTAAGTAGAGTTATACGGAGGTGTAGCTAGAAAATTTGATGGTCGGACAAATCGTCCTGATCAACAAAACTTTTTCCGGTCATTTGACCGTTTCCATATATTTTACGGACATTTAATGTTacaaaaactctctctttctctctcttatcaAATGagaaagcacacaaacacagctaaCCTTCAATCAGCTTCTGACTAGTAATGAACTGACAATAAAAATAAGAACAAACCAATATGGTGACACTACATAATTGttttggagaaaacaaaatgttaattgAAGGTTGTCCTACTTCCTGGGACTGTAGGTTGAGCTGTTGCATTGATAACTGAGGCAAACTAAGACAGACTGATGCTGTGTTCCAACTGAAGAACCTCTTTCGCTTGTTTTTTGGGTTGATTCTTCTCCCAAACCCGATACCGATGGTTGCGATGCTGACGCCAACAGATCGGTGGCCTCGTATTGCTCACTTCCCTGTTCATCTACCAAAACCCTACCCCTACTCCCAAAACATTCCAGAGTTCTttgatgtttctttttttaatcaggGATTCAATGGAGGCCATGTTTACATAATCTCAATTGGACCATGAGGACGAATACGAgtgatcgttttatatatatgtcacagggGAAACTAGAATTCAGTAGGATCCGGAATCCTACTAGTAGAGACTGGAATCTCAGTTTCTACTAGTagatactggaattccagtctcaactggactttttcaagttcaaactggaattccagtatctactagtagataccGGAATTCCACTTACAACTGGATTTTTTCCAGTTGAAAGTGGAATTCCGATATCTACTAgtagaaactggaattccagtttcaacTAACAGCCAGTTCATGTTGGAATTCAGTTCAAATTGGAATTTCGCGATGGAGATGAATgtagtttcttttttgtttaaaatgaacAGTTGACTACTTTATTGAAAGCAAATCCATTGTTTAAAAAGACCCAACACCACAAACTGCATAGTCAAATCAATGAAAATCACATCAGACAACTTCAGGACATGTTCTTGCATTTCTTGCTGTGCGGGTGGCATTTGGTGCCACATGCAAGTTTGGCATCTTTGCACGGACACCTCTTTGTCATGCACGCGCCTGTGCACGTACAGACGGACCTGGCGACAGCTCCACGGTTTTGCCAACCAGTTGATGACCTGGAGGCTTGAATGAGGGACACTTCCTTAAGAGTCTGTGGGTTTACCACATTGAGATGTGGGAGGACCACACTGCTCATGTCCACAAGCTCCACCCCCCGAAACCAGTTTTTAACAATTCCAGTCGGGCAATACACCCGATAGACAGAATCACCGCCCCTCATCTTTGATTCCAGAATCTTGCAGGTCAAGAGCCGCACGTCAGTGTTGGTCCTGTCGGCACTGTGGATTTTCACTCCGACAGTGTGCCCGTTTTGGAATGATTGGGTCACGTCTTTTACCTTCTTTTGGTACCTCGTGTCTTGACGTCTGGCAGCCTTCAAATAGTTATTTCTGGCAACAAGTCGCTTCTCCTTGTGAGCCGTGTTCCCTTCTTCATTTTGCACTGTTGCAGTGCGTTTCCACAACACAAACTGTCCTACTTCTAATGGTTCATTCATAGGGTTGGCAATTGTAGGCACATGTGTAGGAACGAACACTTCGTCAACAGAAAACACAGCATGAGTGGTTTTAGTCACTTTCACACCATGCACAACGTCAAGATTTGTGTGCTCTGTGCCAGAACAAACGATGACGTTGTCGCTCAAAAGAAGATACTCCTTTCCTCGCTTGTGGCTGGTACAGGTAGTAGATGATGTACTTGGTGAATCCACGTTTTCTACAATGCCGAGAGAAGAACCACCAGCACCtgtgaaacaaacaaattaaaatcgTCTACGCTGGTgtgaaaaccaagaaaggtggtGTAAGGGTTAACCTGTTAACATCTTCAAACTAGTCTTTATAAATTGATAGAAAATATGGCACATTGAAAGTGTGTTGAGGGAAGTGTGAAGAAACTTACCAGTGGCATGCTGCTCAGGAGTGCTGAGAGAAGGTCCGAGAGGATCCTGAAAGTTGACTGCTTCTGAAGAACGGTCAGCACCTGTGAAACAAATAAAATGCAGTTGTATTTGCAACAGACATTTGcagtcattcttcttcttctctgttgGGAAATGTGACATGATAATGTGGCATGTATGTGTACACATTAATCACTGTGTACTAGTGTTTCGACGTTGAAGTGATACaggaagaaattctgaataattCATTGCAAAAACATACACTTGACCCATTTTGACAGGAAAGTTTTTTTTGAAAGTTGACTGCTTCTGAAGAACGGTCAGCACCTGTGAAACAAATGAACTGTAGTTGTATTTGCATCAAATCTGCCATTAATCCCCAGAGTCATTAACCCTTGCCAGTGCACCTCCCGTCTCCTGCATTGTCTATCATTATCAAAATTGTGTTCATCATTAGTTTGTTATGGCTGCAAAAGGGTTAATGTAATGGAATGTTACTCCTATTAATACGACTAATACAGTAATGGGCGTCAACTAGTCCAATGGTTGCATGGCCAATATCTCTAAAACACAAGATTTTTAAAACCAATTCAGATAGAAGCATACCACATACCAGCAGTTGAAGGTCCGGGAGTTGGCAAAGAATTGTTGACTGGCTGCAGAACTGTATCAAAGACCACTTCACTCCACACAGTGATTCTCTCGTCGTCCTCGCAGCTGATGTCACTCTGGCTCCCTGACTGCACAACTGCACTTCTCTGACTCACGGCTGTGTCTTCTTGACTCAGAACTACACGCCCCACATTGTCCAGCCACACTGACTGCACGACTGCACCATCATGATTCAATGACTCAacgactgcaccttcctgactcaatgactcgacgactgcaccttcctgactcaatgactcgacgactgcaccttcctgactcAATGACTCAACGACTGCATCTTCCTCACTCACTGACTGCacgactgcaccttcctgactcaatgactcgacgactgcaccttcctgactcaatgactcgacgactgcaccttcctgactcAATGACTCAATGACTGCATCTTCCTCACTCACTGACTG
Encoded proteins:
- the LOC138976191 gene encoding uncharacterized protein; the encoded protein is MESESEDQKTLFYSLLEAHIRSLDDSKRECFCIAQEKYTKIVKALQLNKGQQCPEGAKFKYRCAKHYKLQVVGARTMLCCQKTNCPVVTREELFATIARCHVHVGHGGRDKTWAEIKANYAGVHHSAVSVFLKTCPSCRQRQVVKSLPSGKAMINLSFLLRVQIDLIDFRSRPDRDFKWILHARDCFSKFSWAYPLESKTAAEVAGHLFDQFCTFGPPRLLQSDNGREFTANVIREVCDLWPGTVIIHGRPRHPESQGCIERGNGDLQLKLGKWMDTNGPQWSRGLKSVVHSINTSVSSATGTTPYELVFGQKPRSDQAVWEEFAAQGIVREEDLPNDLLVMLPTMRQEGAVVQSVSEEDAVIESLSQEGAVVESLSQEGAVVESLSQEGAVVQSVSEEDAVVESLSQEGAVVESLSQEGAVVESLSQEGAVVESLNHDGAVVQSVWLDNVGRVVLSQEDTAVSQRSAVVQSGSQSDISCEDDERITVWSEVVFDTVLQPVNNSLPTPGPSTAGADRSSEAVNFQDPLGPSLSTPEQHATGAGGSSLGIVENVDSPSTSSTTCTSHKRGKEYLLLSDNVIVCSGTEHTNLDVVHGVKVTKTTHAVFSVDEVFVPTHVPTIANPMNEPLEVGQFVLWKRTATVQNEEGNTAHKEKRLVARNNYLKAARRQDTRYQKKVKDVTQSFQNGHTVGVKIHSADRTNTDVRLLTCKILESKMRGGDSVYRVYCPTGIVKNWFRGVELVDMSSVVLPHLNVVNPQTLKEVSLIQASRSSTGWQNRGAVARSVCTCTGACMTKRCPCKDAKLACGTKCHPHSKKCKNMS